A stretch of Henckelia pumila isolate YLH828 chromosome 4, ASM3356847v2, whole genome shotgun sequence DNA encodes these proteins:
- the LOC140861034 gene encoding uncharacterized protein, which produces MADNFRGRSWQIGVQRWALGRPSPRSPTLKARLHGMGRDWVEDIPSVLWAYRTTPHTAMQESPFSLVYGSEAILPVDIGQPSARVMAYEGTKTGAWTQELDLIEEQREKAARKMEAYRARVMQAYNQKVKPREFQ; this is translated from the exons ATGGCAGACAATTTCAGGGGTAGAAGTTGGCAGATTGGTGTGCAGAGATGGGCATTAGGCAGGCCTTCACCTCGGTCGCCTACCCTCAAA GCTCGGTTGCATGGAATGGGGAGAGACTGGGTAGAGGATATCCCGAGTGTGCTGTGGGCCTATCGCACCACTCCTCATACTGCCATGCAAGAATCACCTTTTAGCCTGGTCTACGGCTCCGAGGCTATTCTGCCAGTAGATATTGGACAGCCCTCAGCTCGGGTTATGGCATATGAAGGTACGAAAACAGGGGCCTGGACACAAGAATTGGATCTGATTGAAGAACAAAGGGAGAAAGCAGCTCGCAAAATGGAGGCCTATAGAGCCCGGGTGATGCAAGCTTACAATCAGAAAGTCAAACCCCGGGAATTTCAATAA